TCCATGGCACAGATAAGCACGTAGGAGGGTTTTCCTAGAGTCTCACTGTAAATCTAGAGGTTGGAGGACTAATGAGCTGAGGCCGTGCATGTTCACAACCCATTGCTTCGACAGCTGCTGGCTGTACAAGCCACAGAGCGATTGGAAGAGGAAAAGTACACAGGAGGAAGATATTCGCATGTGGACTTACACATATATGAAGGATACTTTGGCATCAATCTTAATGCTCCAGATAAGCAAATACTTATTTCACTTTAAGAGCTGCCAGCTGGGCACCTTACCTCTGCTGTCTTTAGTAGCACAGGAATAAATGTCTCAAGGTGCCCTGCATCCCTGAGATAAATCCTCTTGGTTATGATATAAGGGCAGTGAGTGGCAGAAGGAGGGCAGGACTCTCTTCATCACATGTTTTCTTATATCTggccttgggaggggccttcACACACCGCAGAGGATATGACCACAATGAGTGGGCTGGTGGTAAGGTCATCCCACCTCAAAAGCTTCTCTGAAATTACTGCAAGAGCCTTTTCCATCGCTAAGATAGAGCTGGGGCAGGGGACAGAGCCCCAGAGCTCTGTTTTTCAGGGCCTGCATCCACGCTTAGCACCCTGAGAGAAGCTATAAGTGCAAGGCAAGGAACTCATCTTCCCTTTCTCTaaccaaagaaaaaagtccTTTGAGTCCTCGGCGACTTCTGCCCTGGAAGCTATCTCACCCCAAGCTACCTCTCTTTACCCCACAGATCATCAGAGCGTATATCAGACATATGGGCCCACGCCAACCCCACTAATAGCCTCTCTAAGGGTTTTGTTTGGTCCGTGGTTGGTATCCCTGAGACACCTGTCTTAGCTCACAGAGTTCGTTTGAACCACTCCTCTCAAACCAGGCTCCGGGGAGAGCTGCCACattacaaaaagcaaagcagttgcCATTGCACAAGGAGGCAAATAAATGCATTCTTGCACATCGAAGTATTTATTTGCACAAAGCGTCCACAAGAGTAAAATCACCTCTCCTGTGGATTGCGTACAGCCCTTAAAACCACCGACAACTATTCATTCTCGGTTGTCggaccaattaaaaaaaaatagtgatagAGTCTATCGCTGCAGAAGAATCTTTGTAAGCCACAGGCTTCCCATTAGCCCAGCCAAAGGGACACCTCCGGAGGGTGGATGACAGATCCATGCCTGGTCCTGCAGGCTTCATGTAAGGAAAAAACTCCTTGGGAAGTCAGCCCCGCAACAGGGTATGGCAAAGAAAACCTGAGCCATCCTCAGGAGCTCCGAGTGCCCAGTCAAGCTGCGGGAGCTGCTGAAGAAGCGTACCCATTTCTGGTGGGTTTGCAGGGTGCTGAAatcactgctgcttttgcagtCCCTCAGGAAGGTGATGAGGTGGCAGAACTGATCAAAGCACTTACTGTCGTCCACCACGACTCCATGGTCTGTCAAGTATTTGATGCAAGTCTCCACATCCTCCCATGATGGAGGCTCCCGCAGCTGCATCCACTGGAAACAAGAAAGCGCGTCGAACTGCCCCATCTGGGCATCCAGGTACTCAAGGAAAGCCACATAGAGGCTCTGCACGCAGCGACAGAAGGCATCACACTGCCCATCCCTCCCAGCAGCACGCCTCTCTGCCAGTAGCTCCTTCACCCGCAGCGACATGAAGTTGTGGGCTCGGCGCTCCAGGAGGGTGCGACGGACTGAGGCCAAGACGCCAAGCACCTCCGAAAGGGAGTTGTCCTCCCTCGCCAGGGTTTTGAGGTGCATGTCAAAGACAGCCACCTGCGAGGCCAGGTGCTGCAAGTAGATCTCACTGAAGTCATCCTCAAAGAAGCTCTTGATGGCAAAGGGGGGCTTAttaagggagaggaagaaagatttcAAGACTGGAAATGCTTGGAGCAGCCGGGTGATTGCCGGAAGCAACAGCAGCCAGGGTGTCCTGCCATGATACAGTAACCGCCGGTACTCCCTTTTGGCAAACTCCAAGAAGTCTTTCAATGGCTCCACACACACGGCGTAGACTGAGACGTAGGTGTAGATCTTCCAGACAACGGACTGGATGTCAACTTCCAGGCTATCTGCCCCATGCTGGATGCAATTGCTGAGGATGTGCGCGGGGCAGTCAGTGGCAATGAA
This genomic window from Rhea pennata isolate bPtePen1 chromosome 21, bPtePen1.pri, whole genome shotgun sequence contains:
- the LOC134149786 gene encoding uncharacterized protein LOC134149786 isoform X1; this encodes MPKRKCKFTEELQAKYPCFRVGRERWEAECLVCQQGTYVSVANKGSLDLEAHVQSMKHKRNMLAAKLTGCFLPTDCQPFDAASESALGFSTAVLPDCCDSLAGSPGVAKMPEPSIDLGLQIKTEARLEEALAPFGLDRGVGDPLDGILFCGVALGVSAGDGGTPFPIQMRYFDWKRGGLQTRVMAMELEPGEPAPAATMLSWEILERQGLRQKCVAIVGDSRNTMFGGLGPADSPADVPGLRELLKGAFIATDCPAHILSNCIQHGADSLEVDIQSVVWKIYTYVSVYAVCVEPLKDFLEFAKREYRRLLYHGRTPWLLLLPAITRLLQAFPVLKSFFLSLNKPPFAIKSFFEDDFSEIYLQHLASQVAVFDMHLKTLAREDNSLSEVLGVLASVRRTLLERRAHNFMSLRVKELLAERRAAGRDGQCDAFCRCVQSLYVAFLEYLDAQMGQFDALSCFQWMQLREPPSWEDVETCIKYLTDHGVVVDDSKCFDQFCHLITFLRDCKSSSDFSTLQTHQKWVRFFSSSRSLTGHSELLRMAQVFFAIPCCGADFPRSFFLT